ATCCATGCCAGTCCTCTCTCCAAACGATTATAAACATTCACCCAATAATTGTCCCAAACTTCGGTGGGAAGAGATTTGAAATTCATATTTTTCGTCACCTCCTTTAATTTTTTCATCTGCTGCCATTCGTTTCGGCAGTCAGCATCTTGGCTAACAAATTTATCGAATTCCGTTTGCTCATCCGAGTTGAGCTCGCCATCCACGGCTTTCATCAACAGAGTTTGAAAATGCCTTTTTTCGGCGGATGTGAGTTGACGACTCATTTTAACACCTTCTCAAGTTTAACTTTTAAAGCTTGGCGCGCATTATACAAACGCGACATGACCGTACCCATTGGGCAGTCGAGCAGCTCGGAAATTTCTTTATAAGAGTGCTCTTGAAAATCTTTCAGAATAATGATTTCCCGCTCCTGGGGATTGAGCGAATTGATAGCGTCCCAAACCATTTCTTTCGTTTCTTCTTGCTCGACCTGCTTAGAAGCATCCTCACTTTGATCTGATATTCTTAATAGGGTTGTCTCTCCTACCTCCGAAAAAGGCCGCGCGTGTCTGGCCCGATCCCGCAGATAATTCAAGCAGAGGTTTTTTAAAATTCGATAGTACCAGGTAAAAAATTTCTTATCCGCATCCAAACGCTTAATGGCGCGGTAGGCACGAATAAATGCCTCTTGAGACAAATCCATGGCAGCTTCCG
This genomic interval from candidate division KSB1 bacterium contains the following:
- a CDS encoding sigma-70 family RNA polymerase sigma factor, which translates into the protein MSYGLAIVNPTLTENRMAPAVDEGALILRCQAGEKQAYGELVNKYMKRAYYTALGLIGSPEAAMDLSQEAFIRAYRAIKRLDADKKFFTWYYRILKNLCLNYLRDRARHARPFSEVGETTLLRISDQSEDASKQVEQEETKEMVWDAINSLNPQEREIIILKDFQEHSYKEISELLDCPMGTVMSRLYNARQALKVKLEKVLK